From the Burkholderia sp. GAS332 genome, one window contains:
- a CDS encoding amino acid ABC transporter substrate-binding protein, PAAT family: MKSFLKMLLKKLTPAAGMAALLVICGPVFAQQVCEPQNLASKYPTLVGKVVKIGADPENPPYVMRDKVHFDKIVGVDAELAQAVLDCVGVKHEFFLGSWSGLLPAVMSGQIEVMWDDLAYRPDRAKSVDYIIYMTAGNAALVPAGNPKHIASIGDICGLSVAYAVGSVEEGFVRKQADECKGAGKPPVASMPFQDLAAGLRLLDSGRADAVMWDLAFIDSMVKDNPKKYARAFAFNTGVPVGAAVPKNSEELRKAIYEGLKIIQANGVQNDIFKKYGVDPGISTSAEIKTQ; encoded by the coding sequence ATGAAATCATTCTTGAAAATGCTTTTAAAGAAGCTGACCCCGGCGGCGGGAATGGCGGCTCTGCTGGTAATCTGCGGCCCGGTTTTTGCCCAACAGGTTTGCGAGCCTCAAAATCTCGCATCGAAGTATCCCACGCTGGTGGGCAAAGTAGTCAAGATCGGAGCCGATCCTGAAAACCCGCCCTATGTAATGCGCGACAAGGTTCACTTCGACAAGATTGTTGGGGTCGATGCTGAGTTAGCTCAGGCCGTACTCGATTGTGTTGGGGTAAAGCATGAGTTTTTCCTCGGATCTTGGTCTGGCCTCTTGCCTGCGGTTATGAGCGGGCAGATAGAAGTGATGTGGGATGACTTGGCTTACCGCCCGGACCGTGCAAAGTCTGTCGACTACATCATTTATATGACTGCGGGCAATGCCGCTCTTGTCCCAGCTGGCAACCCAAAGCACATTGCATCGATTGGTGACATCTGTGGATTGTCCGTGGCATATGCCGTCGGCAGCGTCGAAGAAGGCTTTGTTCGTAAGCAAGCCGATGAATGCAAAGGCGCTGGCAAACCACCTGTCGCTTCAATGCCATTCCAAGATCTAGCGGCTGGCTTACGGCTGCTCGACAGCGGAAGAGCAGACGCGGTGATGTGGGACCTAGCCTTTATCGACTCGATGGTAAAGGACAATCCGAAGAAATATGCTCGCGCGTTTGCGTTCAATACCGGCGTTCCTGTAGGCGCTGCCGTGCCGAAAAATTCGGAGGAGCTTCGCAAAGCGATATACGAAGGTTTGAAAATCATCCAGGCCAATGGCGTTCAAAACGATATCTTCAAAAAATACGGCGTCGATCCCGGTATTTCTACGTCGGCAGAGATTAAAACGCAGTAG